One window of the Pseudomonas knackmussii B13 genome contains the following:
- a CDS encoding hybrid sensor histidine kinase/response regulator — protein MDIALTHRLSFKQASLTVLVAFLLGTLLSLIQVGVDYASQDASINREVRALLDVSHNPAARIAYNIDAELAQELVVGLLRSPAVIRAEIIDSANVALASASRPPAESRLRGLSDFLFGQMRAFEEPLNIEHSPSESLGVLRLEIDTFVFGNDFLRRAGMTLLSGFVRSLLLSLILLVLFYALLTKPLVSLIDVLSRHDPRSPKRLRLPCPSGHERDEIGVLVEVTNRQLSHIAVEMEQRREAEDRLTQYLAELENIVAARTAELKAANARLTLSNQELDRARQTALNMAQARANFLASMSHEIRTPLNGLLGMLGLALDGPLSHEQRQQLSIAHDSGKVLVELLNDVLDLSKFESGQLELEKIPFDLATLVEDTANLLSQNAAPAVELTCLISPELPAQLEGDPTRVRQVVSNLLSNALKFTRLGRVDVCVEPTESGVRILVRDTGIGIAADALPRIFQPFTQADAGITRQFGGTGLGLALTRKLCEAMEGELLVSSQPGMGSEFSAVLPLKALTPAQSLPPLQGRLIVQCSARSGLAEMLQTWLPRWGLEYRRLDIDASLAGVELDVLVSDCPDCLLGLRQALRNCPVLLVTAYGSFLDTDLVQRMAPLRQLARPLGRAALHQALQQALSPQPQPTPGTPRRLHGSGCSTRVLLVEDNPVNQLVAKGLLQKLGCQVRVAANGEEALSALEQDDVEMVLMDCNMPLMNGYEATRRIRENPRWQGMPIIALTANALPDERERCRAAGMDDYLAKPFHRDEMAAMLERWGRPRMGI, from the coding sequence ATGGATATCGCGCTAACCCATCGCCTCTCGTTCAAGCAGGCCAGCCTGACGGTGCTGGTGGCGTTTCTTCTCGGCACCCTGCTCAGCCTGATCCAGGTGGGCGTCGATTATGCCAGCCAGGACGCCTCTATCAACCGCGAAGTGCGAGCCCTGCTCGATGTCAGCCACAACCCTGCGGCCCGCATTGCCTACAACATCGACGCCGAGCTCGCCCAGGAACTGGTAGTCGGCCTGCTGCGCTCACCGGCGGTCATCCGCGCAGAAATCATCGACAGCGCCAACGTGGCCCTGGCCAGCGCCAGCCGCCCGCCGGCGGAAAGCCGCTTGCGCGGACTGAGCGACTTCCTCTTCGGGCAAATGCGCGCCTTCGAGGAACCGCTGAACATCGAGCACTCCCCCAGCGAATCGCTCGGCGTCCTGCGGCTGGAAATCGACACCTTCGTCTTCGGCAACGACTTCCTGCGCCGCGCGGGCATGACGCTACTCTCCGGCTTCGTCCGCAGCTTGCTGCTGTCGCTGATCCTTCTGGTGCTGTTCTACGCCTTGCTGACCAAACCGCTGGTGAGCCTGATCGACGTCCTCAGCCGCCACGACCCGCGCTCGCCCAAGCGCCTGCGCCTGCCCTGCCCCAGCGGCCACGAGCGCGACGAGATTGGCGTGCTGGTCGAGGTCACCAACCGCCAGCTCAGCCACATTGCGGTGGAGATGGAGCAGCGCCGCGAGGCCGAAGACCGCCTCACCCAGTACCTGGCCGAACTGGAGAACATAGTCGCGGCACGCACCGCTGAACTGAAAGCGGCCAACGCCCGCCTGACCCTGTCGAACCAGGAACTGGACCGCGCACGCCAGACCGCCCTGAACATGGCCCAGGCGCGCGCCAACTTCCTGGCCAGCATGAGCCACGAGATCCGCACCCCGCTCAACGGCCTGCTGGGCATGCTCGGCCTGGCCCTCGACGGCCCGCTGAGCCACGAACAGCGCCAGCAGCTGTCGATCGCCCATGACTCGGGCAAGGTACTGGTGGAGCTGCTCAACGACGTGCTCGACCTGTCCAAGTTCGAATCCGGCCAGCTGGAACTGGAGAAGATCCCGTTCGACCTCGCCACCCTGGTCGAGGACACCGCCAACCTGCTGTCGCAGAATGCAGCTCCTGCGGTGGAACTCACCTGCCTGATCAGCCCCGAACTGCCGGCGCAACTGGAAGGCGACCCCACGCGCGTGCGCCAGGTGGTGAGCAACCTGCTGTCGAACGCGCTCAAGTTCACCCGCCTGGGCCGTGTCGACGTATGCGTCGAACCCACGGAGAGTGGCGTGCGTATCCTCGTCCGCGACACCGGCATAGGCATCGCCGCCGACGCCCTGCCGCGGATCTTCCAGCCCTTCACCCAAGCCGACGCCGGCATCACCCGCCAGTTCGGCGGTACTGGCCTGGGCCTTGCGCTGACGCGCAAGCTTTGCGAAGCGATGGAAGGCGAACTATTGGTCAGCTCGCAACCGGGAATGGGCAGCGAGTTCAGCGCGGTCTTGCCGTTGAAGGCACTGACGCCAGCGCAATCCCTTCCCCCTCTGCAGGGCCGACTGATCGTGCAATGCAGCGCGCGCAGCGGACTGGCCGAGATGCTGCAGACCTGGCTGCCACGGTGGGGCCTGGAATATCGCCGCCTCGACATCGACGCCAGTCTGGCCGGCGTCGAGCTGGACGTGCTCGTCTCCGACTGCCCGGACTGCCTGCTGGGTCTGCGCCAGGCGCTGCGCAACTGCCCGGTGCTGCTGGTCACCGCCTACGGCAGCTTCCTCGACACCGACCTGGTGCAGCGCATGGCGCCACTGCGCCAGCTCGCCCGCCCACTCGGCCGTGCCGCCCTGCATCAGGCATTGCAGCAGGCGCTCAGCCCGCAGCCACAGCCCACGCCGGGCACCCCACGCCGGCTCCACGGCAGCGGTTGTTCGACTCGCGTACTGCTGGTGGAAGACAACCCGGTCAACCAGCTGGTCGCCAAGGGCTTGCTGCAGAAACTCGGCTGCCAGGTTCGGGTGGCCGCCAATGGCGAGGAGGCGCTGAGCGCGCTCGAGCAGGATGACGTCGAGATGGTGCTGATGGACTGCAACATGCCGTTGATGAACGGCTACGAGGCGACCCGGCGCATCCGCGAGAACCCGCGCTGGCAAGGCATGCCGATCATTGCCCTGACCGCCAACGCCCTGCCCGACGAACGCGAGCGCTGCCGCGCGGCGGGTATGGACGACTACCTGGCCAAGCCTTTCCACCGCGACGAGATGGCCGCGATGCTGGAGCGCTGGGGCCGGCCTCGCATGGGGATATAG
- a CDS encoding MarR family winged helix-turn-helix transcriptional regulator codes for MSDKGREHALLLDTQLCFRLYAASRAIIRGYRPMLEALGLTYPQYLVMLVLWEWQAKPPEQPSVKALGERLMLDSGTLTPLLKRLEQLGLVQRRRARADEREVHLSLTEAGEAMREKVLPLRDELVCDSGLDPQAMDELHQRLGDLLQQLIELEG; via the coding sequence ATGAGCGACAAGGGTAGGGAACATGCGCTGCTGCTGGACACCCAGCTGTGCTTCCGCCTATACGCCGCCTCGCGGGCGATCATTCGCGGCTACCGGCCGATGCTCGAGGCGCTGGGCCTGACCTACCCGCAGTACCTGGTGATGCTGGTGCTCTGGGAGTGGCAGGCCAAGCCGCCGGAGCAGCCGTCGGTGAAGGCGTTGGGCGAGCGGCTGATGCTCGATTCCGGCACCCTGACACCGCTGCTCAAGCGCCTGGAGCAGCTTGGTCTGGTGCAGCGGCGTCGCGCTCGTGCGGATGAGCGCGAAGTGCACCTTAGCTTGACCGAAGCCGGCGAGGCCATGCGTGAAAAGGTGCTTCCGCTGCGCGACGAACTGGTCTGCGACAGCGGCCTGGACCCACAGGCGATGGACGAGCTGCACCAGCGCCTGGGTGATCTGCTCCAGCAGCTGATCGAGCTCGAAGGCTAG
- a CDS encoding glutathione peroxidase, producing the protein MSDALLNIPCTTIKGEQKTLADFGGKALLVVNTASKCGFTPQYKGLEELWEKYRDKGLVVLGFPCNQFGKQEPGNEGEISQFCELNFGVSFPLFKKIDVNGADAHPLYVQLKKRAPGMFGSSGIKWNFTKFLISSDGGKVKRFAPITKPEELTAEIEALLR; encoded by the coding sequence ATGAGCGATGCACTGCTGAACATCCCCTGCACGACCATCAAGGGCGAGCAGAAAACCCTCGCCGATTTCGGTGGCAAGGCCCTGCTGGTGGTGAACACGGCCAGCAAGTGCGGCTTCACCCCGCAGTACAAGGGCCTGGAGGAGCTGTGGGAGAAATACCGCGACAAGGGGCTGGTGGTTCTGGGTTTCCCCTGCAACCAGTTCGGCAAGCAGGAGCCGGGCAATGAAGGCGAGATCTCGCAGTTCTGCGAGCTGAACTTCGGTGTCAGCTTCCCGCTGTTCAAGAAAATCGACGTGAACGGCGCCGACGCCCACCCGCTCTACGTGCAGTTGAAGAAGCGCGCGCCGGGCATGTTCGGCAGTTCGGGCATCAAGTGGAACTTCACCAAGTTCCTCATCAGCAGCGATGGCGGCAAGGTCAAGCGCTTTGCGCCGATCACCAAGCCCGAAGAGCTCACCGCCGAGATCGAAGCGCTGCTGCGATGA
- the msrB gene encoding peptide-methionine (R)-S-oxide reductase MsrB codes for MEKIEKPLDSWREELDEQQFHICRLGGTERAFTGEYYATKTPGIYHCVCCGAALFDSDAKYDSGSGWPSYFQPVSKEAITEYEDFSHGMHRIEVRCGACESHLGHVFPDGPRPTGLRYCINSASLKLVPRA; via the coding sequence ATGGAAAAGATCGAGAAGCCCCTGGACAGCTGGCGCGAGGAACTCGATGAGCAGCAGTTCCACATCTGCCGCCTGGGCGGCACCGAGCGTGCCTTCACCGGCGAGTACTACGCCACCAAGACGCCGGGGATCTACCACTGCGTGTGCTGTGGCGCGGCGCTCTTCGACTCGGATGCCAAGTACGATTCCGGCAGCGGTTGGCCGAGCTATTTCCAACCGGTGTCGAAAGAGGCCATCACCGAGTACGAGGACTTCAGCCACGGCATGCATCGCATTGAAGTGCGCTGTGGCGCCTGCGAGTCGCATCTGGGGCATGTGTTTCCCGATGGGCCGCGACCGACCGGGCTGCGCTACTGCATCAATTCGGCCTCGCTGAAGTTGGTGCCGCGCGCCTGA
- a CDS encoding pyridoxal phosphate-dependent aminotransferase codes for MQVSKSNKLANVCYDIRGPVLKHAKRLEEEGHRILKLNIGNPAPFGFEAPDEILQDVIRNLPTAQGYSDSKGLFSARKAVMQYYQQKQVEGVGIEDIYLGNGVSELIVMALQALLNNGDEVLIPAPDYPLWTASVALSGGKPVHYLCDEQSGWFPDIADMKAKITSNTKALVLINPNNPTGAVYSKEVLLDIVELARQHNLVIFSDEIYDKILYDEAVHISTASLAPDVLCLTFNGLSKSYRVAGFRSGWIAISGPKHKAQSYIEGLDILANMRLCANVPSQHAIQTALGGYQSINDLVLPGGRLLEQRNRAWELLNDIPGISCVKPMGALYAFPRIDPKVCPIHNDEKFVLDLLLSEKLLIVQGTAFNWPWPDHFRVVTLPRVDDLEQAIGRIGSFLKTYRQ; via the coding sequence ATGCAGGTCAGCAAATCGAACAAGCTCGCCAACGTCTGCTACGACATCCGCGGGCCGGTGCTCAAGCACGCCAAACGCCTGGAAGAGGAAGGCCATCGCATCCTCAAGCTGAACATCGGCAACCCGGCGCCGTTCGGTTTCGAGGCCCCCGACGAAATCCTCCAGGACGTCATCCGCAACCTGCCGACTGCCCAGGGCTACAGCGACTCCAAGGGCCTGTTCAGCGCGCGCAAGGCGGTGATGCAGTACTACCAGCAGAAGCAGGTGGAAGGTGTCGGCATCGAGGACATCTACCTGGGCAATGGCGTGTCCGAGCTGATCGTCATGGCCCTGCAGGCGCTGCTGAACAACGGTGACGAAGTGCTCATCCCGGCACCCGACTATCCGCTGTGGACCGCCTCGGTGGCGCTGTCCGGCGGCAAGCCGGTGCACTACCTGTGCGACGAGCAGTCCGGCTGGTTCCCCGACATCGCCGACATGAAGGCCAAGATCACCAGCAACACCAAGGCGCTGGTGCTGATCAACCCGAACAACCCGACCGGCGCGGTGTACTCGAAAGAAGTCCTGCTCGACATCGTCGAACTGGCTCGCCAGCACAACCTGGTGATCTTCTCCGACGAGATCTACGACAAGATCCTCTACGACGAAGCCGTGCACATCTCCACCGCCTCGCTGGCGCCGGACGTGCTCTGCCTGACCTTCAACGGCCTGTCCAAGTCCTACCGCGTGGCCGGCTTCCGCTCCGGCTGGATCGCCATCTCCGGGCCCAAGCACAAGGCACAGAGCTACATCGAGGGCCTGGATATCCTGGCCAACATGCGCCTGTGCGCCAACGTGCCGAGCCAGCACGCCATCCAGACCGCGCTCGGCGGCTACCAGAGCATCAACGACCTGGTCCTGCCCGGCGGCCGCCTGCTGGAGCAACGCAACCGCGCCTGGGAACTGCTCAACGACATCCCCGGGATCAGCTGCGTCAAGCCGATGGGTGCGCTCTATGCCTTCCCGCGCATTGACCCGAAGGTTTGCCCGATCCACAACGACGAAAAGTTCGTCCTCGACCTGCTGCTCTCGGAAAAGCTGCTGATCGTCCAGGGCACCGCCTTCAACTGGCCGTGGCCGGACCATTTCCGCGTGGTCACCCTGCCCCGCGTCGACGACCTGGAACAGGCCATCGGCCGCATCGGCAGCTTCCTCAAGACCTATCGCCAGTAA
- a CDS encoding thiopurine S-methyltransferase, producing MQHDFWQARWSRNEIGFHLPEVNPYLIRHWPSLNLQAGTRVMVPLCGKSLDMLWLARQGYPVLGVELAERAVLDFFAELGCEPRVEQKGALRSYSHGDIEILQGDFFDLQPGDVQACHALYDRAALIALPPDMRPDYARHLSAILPHELSGLLITLEYPQEQMAGPPFAVLADEVRERFLGWQLQELERVDALAQNAKFAARGVQRLDEVVFRLQRE from the coding sequence ATGCAGCACGACTTCTGGCAGGCGCGCTGGTCGCGCAACGAAATCGGCTTCCATCTTCCGGAGGTCAATCCCTATCTGATTCGCCACTGGCCGTCCCTGAATCTGCAAGCGGGGACGCGCGTGATGGTGCCGCTATGCGGCAAGTCGCTGGATATGCTCTGGTTGGCGCGACAGGGTTATCCGGTACTCGGTGTCGAACTTGCAGAACGAGCCGTGCTGGACTTTTTCGCCGAGCTGGGCTGCGAGCCCCGTGTAGAGCAAAAGGGTGCCTTGCGCAGCTACAGCCATGGCGACATCGAAATTCTCCAGGGCGATTTCTTCGATCTGCAGCCGGGCGACGTACAGGCTTGCCATGCGCTCTACGACCGCGCGGCGCTTATCGCTTTGCCGCCCGACATGCGCCCCGACTATGCGCGGCATCTGTCCGCGATCCTGCCGCACGAGCTGAGCGGTCTGCTGATCACCCTCGAATATCCGCAGGAGCAGATGGCAGGTCCGCCGTTCGCTGTGCTGGCAGATGAGGTGCGCGAGCGTTTCCTGGGCTGGCAGCTGCAAGAGCTGGAGCGCGTCGATGCCTTGGCGCAAAACGCCAAGTTCGCTGCGCGCGGCGTGCAGCGCCTGGACGAGGTGGTGTTCCGTCTGCAGCGGGAGTAG
- a CDS encoding collagen-like triple helix repeat-containing protein gives MSGSIRTFALSLLVVALSLQGCSSSGGHHSSSDGSGSDSEQASTASGGSGGGDSSTGATGSAAGGSGSTAGTGGTAGSGNTAGTGGTNGNGGTGSTGGTGGTGGTGGTGGATPALAASTVLSNTGEAVTDVGGTVSGVGALVKSVSLPVGGSSLTNGAGDVVQDVGQGVSALGSGVTNGVGKLGSNPNALGTTVAGAGGLVDNTGAAVSDLGGTVTAVGASTPLSPLTRTLGGTANQVGGQISMIGDSLSGAVTGNGPLAPLTTQLSGTTAGLVGQVQGVTQKTGAATGLGAPVNNLLSTVGGLVTQTGNQVGGTTGLAPVGGAVANVGQAVSAAGGVVQGSNGSSGGNPVGGLLSGVTGALGGASGGSNPVGGLVSGVTGSLGGATGGSNPVGGLVGGVTGALGGATGGSNPVGGLVGGVTGALGGTGGLVAGAGLGVGNGGNGLGAGAGVAAGESGVAAGVGAGTTTNGQPNSGGLIGGTLGTVGGLLGGVNTALGGGVLGVTAPKP, from the coding sequence ATGTCCGGTTCGATTCGCACTTTCGCACTGTCTCTTCTGGTCGTTGCGCTGTCGCTTCAAGGGTGCAGTAGCAGCGGTGGTCATCACAGCAGTTCCGACGGCTCCGGCAGCGATTCCGAACAGGCCAGCACAGCCAGTGGCGGCTCCGGTGGCGGCGACTCGTCGACCGGTGCAACGGGCTCGGCTGCCGGCGGGTCGGGCAGCACAGCCGGCACAGGCGGTACGGCCGGTTCAGGCAACACGGCGGGCACCGGCGGAACCAATGGAAACGGTGGCACCGGCAGCACTGGCGGCACTGGCGGCACGGGTGGCACCGGTGGCACTGGCGGCGCCACGCCGGCACTGGCCGCCAGCACCGTGCTCAGCAATACCGGCGAGGCGGTGACCGACGTCGGCGGTACCGTTAGCGGCGTCGGTGCGCTGGTGAAATCGGTGAGCCTGCCAGTGGGCGGCAGCAGCCTGACCAACGGCGCCGGCGATGTCGTCCAGGACGTTGGCCAGGGTGTTAGTGCCCTGGGCAGCGGCGTGACCAATGGCGTCGGCAAACTTGGCAGCAATCCCAACGCACTGGGCACCACCGTGGCAGGCGCTGGCGGCCTGGTGGACAACACCGGAGCGGCAGTCAGCGATCTGGGCGGCACCGTGACTGCCGTTGGCGCCTCGACGCCGCTGAGCCCCCTCACCCGCACCCTCGGCGGGACCGCGAACCAGGTCGGTGGACAGATCAGCATGATCGGCGACTCGCTCAGCGGCGCGGTGACCGGCAATGGCCCCCTCGCCCCTCTGACCACCCAGCTCAGCGGCACCACCGCCGGCCTGGTCGGCCAGGTCCAGGGCGTCACCCAGAAAACCGGGGCGGCCACCGGGCTCGGCGCGCCGGTCAACAACCTGCTGAGCACCGTCGGCGGCCTGGTGACCCAGACCGGCAACCAGGTTGGCGGCACCACAGGGCTCGCCCCGGTGGGCGGCGCCGTCGCCAACGTCGGCCAGGCCGTTAGTGCCGCGGGCGGCGTAGTTCAAGGCAGCAATGGCAGTTCGGGCGGCAATCCGGTCGGCGGACTGCTGAGCGGCGTCACCGGCGCACTGGGTGGCGCCAGCGGCGGAAGCAATCCGGTCGGCGGACTCGTCTCCGGTGTGACCGGCTCCCTCGGTGGCGCTACCGGCGGCAGCAACCCGGTAGGTGGGCTGGTCGGTGGCGTCACTGGCGCCCTTGGCGGCGCCACCGGCGGCAGCAACCCGGTGGGTGGCCTGGTCGGCGGCGTCACTGGCGCCCTCGGCGGCACCGGTGGCTTGGTCGCCGGTGCCGGGCTGGGCGTGGGCAATGGCGGCAACGGCCTGGGCGCTGGCGCCGGTGTGGCCGCCGGCGAGTCAGGCGTTGCAGCAGGTGTCGGCGCCGGCACCACCACCAACGGCCAACCCAATAGCGGCGGTCTGATCGGCGGCACCCTCGGCACAGTCGGTGGCCTGCTCGGCGGGGTGAACACCGCCTTGGGCGGCGGCGTCCTGGGCGTCACTGCGCCGAAACCGTAA